In Ignavibacteria bacterium, the genomic window TCGCCATCGCCCTTTGCATTTCAATTGGTAAATCGACATGTTTTACTTCAACATTGGAGACCTTAATTCCCCATGGCTCGGTTTGATGATCAATAATTTTTTGAAGTTCACGATTAATTTTTTCCCGTTCGGCTAAAAGCTCATCAAGTTGAGATTGCCCGACAACGCTGCGCAATGTTGTTTGCGAAAGCTGGGAAGTCGCCAATAAAAAGTCTTCTACCTCCACGATTGCCTTTTCGGCTTGAATTACACGGAAATAAACAACTGCATT contains:
- a CDS encoding slipin family protein, whose amino-acid sequence is NAVVYFRVIQAEKAIVEVEDFLLATSQLSQTTLRSVVGQSQLDELLAEREKINRELQKIIDHQTEPWGIKVSNVEVKHVDLPIEMQRAMAKQAEAERERRAKVIHAEGEFQASKKLRDAAEVISSEPMALQLRFLQTLTEVASEKNSTTIFPIPIDLVKPFIDLENSKRKVKKK